In a genomic window of Thermosynechococcus sp. CL-1:
- a CDS encoding NAD(P)H-quinone oxidoreductase subunit 5, protein MEPLYQYAWLIPVLPLLGALIVGFGLIAFSETTSKLRRPSAIFIMALMAIAMVHSLSLFWSQVQGHAPYTQMIEWAAAGNLHIAMGYVIDPLAALMLVIVTTVAFLVMLYSDGYMAHDAGYVRFFAYLSLFGSSMLGLVVSPNLVQVYIFWELVGMCSYLLIGFWYDRKSAAEAAQKAFVTNRVGDFGLLLGMVGLFWATGSFDFGGMGDRLTELVNTGLLSPSLAAILAILVFLGPVAKSAQFPLHVWLPDAMEGPTPISALIHAATMVAAGVFLIARMFPVFEQLPQVMTIIAWTGAFTAFMGATIAITQNDIKKSLAYSTISQLGYMVMGMGVGAYSAGLFHLMTHAYFKAMLFLGSGSVIHGMEGVVGHNPDLAQDMRYMGGLRKYMPITGATFLVGCLAISGVPPFAGFWSKDEILGAVFHANPAMWLLTWLTAGLTAFYMFRMYFMTFEGKFRNVPPELQEHYDHNAHHDQQTAEPHESPWTMTLPLVVLAIPSTLIGFVGTPFNNLFAAFIHAPGEEMVADHAVDLTEFLILGGSSVGIGLIGITLASLMYLKGTPSPQAIAKAIQPLYQFSLHKWYFDELYEAVFIKGCRRLARQVLEVDYNVVDGVVNLTGFVTMVTGEGLKYFQNGRAQFYALIVLLAVLGFVIFSVQA, encoded by the coding sequence ATGGAACCCCTGTATCAATACGCTTGGCTGATTCCCGTTTTACCCCTCTTGGGAGCGCTGATTGTTGGCTTTGGCTTGATTGCCTTTTCAGAGACCACCTCGAAACTGCGGCGACCCAGTGCCATTTTCATCATGGCGTTGATGGCGATCGCCATGGTGCATTCTCTGAGCCTCTTCTGGAGTCAAGTTCAAGGCCACGCCCCCTATACGCAAATGATTGAATGGGCAGCGGCGGGCAATCTCCACATTGCCATGGGATACGTGATTGACCCCTTAGCGGCATTGATGTTGGTCATCGTCACAACGGTGGCCTTTTTAGTCATGCTCTACAGCGATGGCTACATGGCTCATGATGCGGGCTATGTTCGCTTTTTTGCCTATCTCAGCCTGTTTGGCTCCTCGATGCTGGGGTTGGTCGTCAGTCCCAACTTGGTGCAGGTCTATATCTTTTGGGAATTGGTGGGGATGTGCTCCTACCTGCTGATTGGCTTCTGGTATGACCGCAAAAGCGCGGCGGAAGCAGCACAGAAGGCATTTGTTACCAACCGTGTCGGTGATTTTGGCCTTTTGTTGGGCATGGTGGGGCTATTTTGGGCGACGGGTAGCTTTGACTTTGGTGGCATGGGCGATCGCCTGACGGAACTGGTCAATACCGGGCTACTTTCCCCTAGTCTTGCCGCCATTCTTGCCATCTTGGTCTTTCTCGGCCCTGTGGCCAAATCTGCCCAGTTTCCCCTGCATGTGTGGCTGCCGGATGCGATGGAAGGTCCGACCCCCATTTCTGCTCTGATTCACGCGGCAACCATGGTGGCAGCCGGAGTCTTCCTGATTGCGCGGATGTTCCCTGTGTTTGAGCAATTGCCCCAAGTGATGACCATCATTGCTTGGACGGGGGCCTTTACGGCATTTATGGGGGCAACTATTGCCATCACCCAAAACGACATCAAAAAGAGCTTGGCCTATTCAACCATTTCCCAACTGGGCTACATGGTCATGGGGATGGGCGTGGGTGCCTACAGTGCCGGCCTTTTTCACCTGATGACCCATGCCTACTTCAAAGCGATGCTCTTTCTTGGATCGGGGTCAGTCATCCATGGCATGGAAGGGGTGGTTGGCCACAACCCAGACTTGGCTCAAGATATGCGCTACATGGGGGGGCTGCGCAAGTATATGCCCATTACAGGGGCAACATTTCTAGTGGGGTGCTTGGCCATTTCTGGCGTGCCGCCCTTTGCTGGCTTTTGGTCAAAGGATGAAATTTTAGGCGCCGTTTTTCATGCCAACCCGGCAATGTGGCTGCTGACGTGGCTCACGGCGGGCTTAACCGCCTTTTACATGTTCCGCATGTACTTCATGACCTTTGAGGGCAAGTTCCGTAATGTGCCCCCAGAGTTACAGGAACACTATGATCACAATGCCCACCACGATCAGCAGACTGCTGAACCCCATGAATCCCCTTGGACAATGACCCTACCCTTGGTGGTGCTAGCAATTCCCTCGACGTTGATTGGTTTTGTGGGTACCCCCTTCAACAATCTCTTTGCGGCCTTTATCCATGCTCCCGGTGAGGAGATGGTGGCAGATCACGCGGTGGATTTGACGGAGTTTCTCATCCTTGGCGGTAGCTCTGTGGGCATTGGCCTGATTGGCATTACCTTGGCCTCCCTGATGTATCTCAAGGGCACTCCCAGTCCGCAGGCGATCGCCAAAGCCATTCAACCGCTGTACCAGTTCTCACTGCATAAGTGGTACTTCGATGAACTCTATGAGGCGGTCTTCATTAAAGGCTGTCGTCGCTTGGCGCGTCAGGTCTTGGAAGTGGATTACAACGTGGTGGATGGCGTGGTCAACCTCACGGGCTTTGTCACGATGGTCACCGGTGAAGGGCTGAAATACTTCCAAAATGGCCGTGCCCAATTCTACGCCCTCATTGTGCTGCTGGCGGTGTTGGGATTTGTCATCTTCTCGGTGCAAGCCTAA
- a CDS encoding WD40 repeat domain-containing protein — protein sequence MNSLIPLGQTQLQEYVTALAWGDRHLLAASAAGEVYHIDPEVGEQLILQTATDQSLTILAVASDRQWWAAAGEQGRVLIGSLAHPENLQVLHYGSHWIDQLAWHPTLPWVAFSLGHYVQIWDAAQADVITTLDFAASSVLALAWQPTGDALAVAGYGGVRVWSAKDWDADPQELGFMSATVGVAWSATGEYFAASNMDHTLFVWRWGDQYPWQMQGFPGKVRHLHWLETANQAPQLLSSSQEGIILWCLSEDESGWQPQVLDLHRGTVRALSIHPQGQGFVSSGDEGWLCYWQQTQPQELLQGAQEYFTTLAWHPKGSYLAAGGTQGELWVWQAG from the coding sequence GTGAATTCTCTGATCCCACTAGGACAAACCCAACTTCAAGAGTACGTCACCGCCTTGGCGTGGGGCGATCGCCATCTGTTGGCCGCTTCCGCCGCAGGAGAGGTCTATCACATTGATCCAGAGGTGGGTGAGCAACTCATCTTGCAAACGGCGACCGATCAAAGCTTAACGATCCTCGCGGTGGCGAGCGATCGCCAGTGGTGGGCAGCGGCGGGAGAGCAGGGACGGGTACTCATTGGTTCCTTAGCTCACCCTGAGAATCTTCAGGTGCTCCACTACGGTTCCCACTGGATTGATCAACTGGCTTGGCATCCCACATTGCCTTGGGTTGCCTTTAGTCTTGGTCACTACGTCCAGATTTGGGATGCGGCTCAAGCCGATGTCATTACCACCCTTGATTTTGCAGCCTCGTCAGTTTTGGCTTTGGCTTGGCAACCTACGGGTGATGCTTTGGCCGTTGCCGGTTATGGCGGTGTACGGGTGTGGTCGGCTAAAGATTGGGATGCCGATCCCCAAGAATTGGGGTTTATGTCTGCGACAGTGGGCGTAGCCTGGTCCGCCACAGGGGAATATTTCGCGGCCAGCAACATGGATCACACCCTTTTTGTCTGGCGTTGGGGCGATCAGTATCCGTGGCAAATGCAGGGCTTTCCCGGTAAAGTGCGGCATCTTCACTGGTTGGAAACCGCCAACCAAGCCCCCCAGCTCCTGAGTAGTTCCCAAGAGGGGATTATCCTCTGGTGCCTCAGCGAGGACGAAAGCGGCTGGCAACCCCAAGTGCTGGATCTGCACCGTGGCACTGTGCGCGCCCTCTCTATTCATCCCCAAGGTCAAGGCTTCGTGTCCAGTGGCGATGAGGGATGGCTGTGTTATTGGCAGCAAACTCAACCGCAGGAGTTACTGCAAGGTGCCCAAGAATACTTCACAACTCTTGCTTGGCACCCCAAGGGATCGTATTTAGCCGCTGGGGGCACCCAAGGGGAACTCTGGGTTTGGCAAGCCGGTTAG
- the psaA gene encoding photosystem I core protein PsaA, producing the protein MPTSFEKWAKPGHFDRTLARGPQTTTWIWNLHALAHDFDTHTSDLEDISRKIFSAHFGHLAVVFIWLSGMYFHGAKFSNYEAWLADPTGIKPSAQVVWPIVGQGILNGDVGGGFHGIQITSGLFQLWRASGITNEFQLYCTAIGGLVMAGLMLFAGWFHYHKRAPKLEWFQSVESMLNHHLAGLLGLGSLAWAGHQIHVSLPINKLLDAGVAAKDIPLPHEFILNPSLMADLYPKVDWGFLSGVIPFFTFNWAAYSDFLTFNGGLNPVTGGLWLSDTAHHHVAIAVLFIVAGHMYRTNWGIGHSLKEILEAHKGPFTGAGHKGLYEVLTTSWHAQLAINLAMMGSLSIIVAQHMYAMPPYPYLATDYPTQLSLFTHHMWIGGFLIVGGAAHGAIFMVRDYDPAMNQNNVLDRVLRHRDAIISHLNWVCIFLGFHSFGLYVHNDTMRAFGRPQDMFSDTGIQLQPVFAQWVQHLHTLAPGGTAPNAAATASVAFGGDVVAVGGKVAMMPIVLGTADFMVHHIHAFTIHVTVLILLKGVLFARSSRLIPDKANLGFRFPCDGPGRGGTCQVSGWDHVFLGLFWMYNCISVVIFHFSWKMQSDVWGTVAPDGTVSHITGGNFAQSAITINGWLRDFLWAQASQVIGSYGSALSAYGLLFLGAHFIWAFSLMFLFSGRGYWQELIESIVWAHNKLKVAPAIQPRALSIIQGRAVGVAHYLLGGIATTWAFFLARIISVG; encoded by the coding sequence GTGCCCACCTCCTTTGAAAAATGGGCAAAACCCGGGCATTTTGACCGCACCTTGGCCAGAGGCCCCCAAACCACCACATGGATTTGGAACCTCCACGCTCTTGCCCACGATTTCGATACACACACGAGCGACCTTGAAGATATTTCCCGCAAGATCTTCAGTGCACACTTCGGCCATCTGGCTGTAGTGTTCATCTGGCTGAGTGGGATGTACTTCCACGGTGCAAAATTCTCAAACTATGAGGCTTGGCTGGCCGATCCCACCGGTATCAAGCCCAGTGCTCAAGTGGTCTGGCCCATTGTGGGTCAAGGCATTCTCAATGGTGATGTCGGCGGTGGTTTCCACGGCATCCAAATCACCTCGGGGCTATTCCAACTGTGGCGTGCCTCTGGGATCACCAATGAGTTCCAGCTTTACTGCACCGCAATCGGTGGCTTGGTCATGGCTGGCTTAATGCTCTTTGCAGGCTGGTTCCACTATCACAAGCGCGCTCCTAAGCTGGAATGGTTCCAAAGCGTGGAATCCATGCTCAACCACCACCTCGCCGGCTTGCTTGGCTTGGGGTCTTTGGCTTGGGCAGGTCACCAGATCCACGTCTCGCTACCCATCAACAAACTCTTGGATGCAGGGGTTGCTGCTAAGGATATTCCCTTGCCCCACGAGTTTATCCTTAACCCCAGCTTGATGGCCGACCTATATCCCAAAGTGGATTGGGGTTTCTTGAGTGGCGTCATTCCCTTCTTCACCTTTAATTGGGCTGCCTACTCGGATTTCCTGACCTTTAACGGCGGCTTGAACCCTGTTACCGGTGGCCTGTGGCTGTCGGATACGGCTCACCATCACGTGGCGATCGCCGTCCTCTTCATCGTTGCCGGTCACATGTACCGCACCAACTGGGGAATCGGCCACAGCCTCAAAGAGATTCTTGAAGCCCACAAAGGCCCCTTCACCGGTGCCGGCCACAAAGGTCTGTACGAAGTGCTGACCACCTCTTGGCATGCCCAACTGGCGATCAACCTAGCCATGATGGGTTCGCTGAGCATTATTGTGGCGCAGCACATGTATGCAATGCCCCCCTATCCTTACTTGGCTACCGACTATCCCACCCAACTGTCGCTGTTTACCCACCACATGTGGATTGGCGGTTTCCTGATTGTGGGTGGTGCTGCCCACGGTGCCATCTTCATGGTGCGTGATTACGATCCGGCCATGAATCAAAACAACGTTCTGGATCGGGTACTGCGCCATCGCGATGCCATCATTTCTCACCTGAACTGGGTGTGCATCTTCTTGGGCTTCCACAGCTTCGGCCTGTACGTCCACAACGACACGATGCGCGCCTTTGGTCGTCCCCAAGATATGTTCTCGGATACGGGGATTCAACTTCAGCCCGTGTTTGCCCAATGGGTACAACACCTGCACACCCTAGCCCCCGGTGGCACTGCTCCCAATGCAGCAGCGACCGCTAGTGTTGCCTTTGGTGGTGATGTGGTTGCAGTCGGTGGCAAAGTCGCCATGATGCCCATTGTTCTGGGAACGGCCGACTTCATGGTGCACCATATTCACGCTTTCACGATCCACGTGACAGTGCTGATTCTGCTGAAGGGCGTCCTCTTTGCCCGCAGCTCTCGCCTCATTCCCGATAAAGCCAACTTGGGCTTCCGCTTCCCCTGCGATGGTCCCGGTCGTGGCGGTACCTGCCAAGTCTCCGGTTGGGATCACGTCTTCTTGGGTCTGTTCTGGATGTACAACTGCATCTCTGTTGTAATTTTCCACTTCAGTTGGAAGATGCAGTCGGATGTCTGGGGTACTGTTGCTCCCGATGGCACGGTATCTCACATCACGGGCGGTAACTTTGCCCAAAGTGCCATCACCATCAATGGCTGGCTACGGGACTTCCTGTGGGCACAAGCTTCTCAGGTGATTGGCTCCTATGGTTCAGCCCTATCCGCCTATGGTTTGTTGTTCTTGGGTGCTCACTTCATTTGGGCCT
- a CDS encoding RidA family protein: MTKVIICTTDAPRPVGPYSQAVRHGEWVFLAGQIALDPKTGEIVGGEDVKEQTRQVMDNLSAVLKAAGSDWSQVVKTTVYLADLNDFAAMNEIYAQYMDAETAPARACVEVSRLPKGVKVEIDCIAYCPTTA, translated from the coding sequence ATGACAAAAGTGATTATTTGTACCACTGATGCGCCTAGGCCGGTCGGCCCCTATAGCCAAGCCGTGCGCCATGGGGAATGGGTCTTTCTCGCAGGGCAAATTGCCCTTGATCCAAAAACGGGTGAGATTGTTGGTGGCGAAGATGTCAAGGAGCAGACCCGCCAAGTGATGGATAATCTCAGTGCTGTCCTCAAGGCCGCCGGTAGCGATTGGTCACAGGTGGTGAAAACAACCGTGTATCTTGCAGACCTCAATGACTTCGCCGCCATGAATGAAATCTATGCTCAGTACATGGATGCCGAGACAGCACCTGCCCGTGCCTGTGTGGAAGTATCGCGCCTGCCGAAGGGAGTCAAAGTTGAAATTGACTGCATTGCCTACTGTCCTACAACGGCCTAA
- a CDS encoding lipid-binding SYLF domain-containing protein, with protein sequence MELRFVMGRLYRVGSVMGGAIALMFIPHTTLAQNAPDSRMVQRVENATFVLGEFTFNNNNRIPPRIVQRAQGIAIIPNVVQAGFLFGGRRGAGILLVRNENNEWSKPAFITMTGGSFGLQIGAQSTDVVLAFMDKSVVMRSLAQSFRLGGNVSVAAGPVGGEVVSPTDPSPQVFSYTRSAGLFAGVALEGANISFDRSASTRFYGRPNLTPMQIFENSPPLPSPPVLNGLYNALARAAR encoded by the coding sequence ATGGAATTGCGTTTTGTAATGGGACGCTTATACCGAGTGGGGTCTGTCATGGGGGGGGCGATCGCCCTGATGTTCATCCCCCACACCACCCTTGCCCAAAATGCCCCTGATTCGCGCATGGTGCAGCGGGTCGAGAACGCCACATTTGTCCTTGGCGAGTTTACATTTAACAACAACAACCGCATTCCACCGAGGATTGTCCAGCGCGCTCAAGGGATTGCCATTATTCCCAATGTCGTTCAAGCGGGGTTTCTCTTTGGGGGCCGCCGTGGCGCTGGTATTCTGCTTGTGCGCAATGAAAATAACGAATGGAGTAAGCCCGCCTTTATCACAATGACCGGCGGGAGCTTTGGCCTGCAAATTGGTGCCCAATCCACGGATGTGGTGCTGGCCTTCATGGATAAATCCGTCGTCATGCGCAGCTTGGCGCAGTCCTTTCGTCTAGGGGGCAATGTCTCCGTTGCGGCAGGCCCTGTGGGTGGCGAAGTTGTCAGTCCTACGGATCCGAGTCCCCAAGTCTTTTCCTACACGCGCAGTGCAGGTCTTTTTGCTGGTGTTGCCCTTGAGGGCGCCAATATTAGTTTTGACCGTAGTGCTAGTACCCGCTTCTATGGCCGGCCTAACCTGACGCCAATGCAAATTTTCGAGAACTCGCCCCCCCTCCCTTCCCCTCCCGTCCTCAATGGTCTCTACAATGCCCTTGCCCGTGCAGCGCGCTAA
- the ndhD1 gene encoding photosynthetic/respiratory NAD(P)H-quinone oxidoreductase subunit D1 → MSTFPWLTTIILFPIVASLAIPFIPDPTGKGRPIRWYALTVGLIDFALIVYAFTNFYDLNTPGMQLWESYDWIPEIGLRWSVGADGLSMPLILLTGFITTLAILAAWPVTLKPRLFYFLMLAMYGGQIAVFAVQDMLVFFLAWELELIPVYLLLAIWGGHKRQYAATKFILYTAGSSLFILVAGLAMAFYGDTISFDMQTLAAKDYAIGFQLLVYAGFLVAYGVKLPIVPLHTWLPDAHGEATAPVHMLLAGILLKMGGYALIRMNVDMLPAAHAKFAPVLVILGVVNIIYAALTSYAQRNLKRKIAYSSISHMGFVLIGIASFTNLGMSGAVLQMVSHGLIGASLFFLVGATYDRTHTLILEEMGGVGQKMKKIFAMFTACSLASLALPGMSGFVAELMVFIGFATSDAYSLPFRVIVVFLAAVGVILTPIYLLSMLREIFYGPENKELVEHEALVDAEPREVFIIACLLVPIIGIGLYPKLLTQIYDATTGQVIARAREVVPTLAQQVDQPLGTLVAPSLNSPSK, encoded by the coding sequence ATGAGTACGTTTCCTTGGCTGACAACGATTATCCTGTTCCCAATTGTGGCTTCCTTGGCGATTCCCTTCATTCCAGATCCCACAGGCAAAGGACGCCCAATCCGCTGGTATGCCCTGACGGTGGGGTTGATTGACTTTGCCTTGATTGTCTATGCCTTCACGAATTTCTATGACCTGAACACCCCCGGCATGCAACTGTGGGAAAGCTATGACTGGATTCCCGAAATTGGCCTGCGCTGGTCAGTGGGGGCAGATGGCCTCTCCATGCCGCTGATTTTACTCACGGGCTTTATTACCACGCTGGCGATTTTGGCGGCTTGGCCAGTGACCCTGAAGCCGCGACTGTTTTATTTCTTAATGCTGGCGATGTATGGTGGCCAGATTGCCGTTTTTGCCGTGCAGGATATGCTGGTCTTTTTCCTTGCGTGGGAACTGGAGCTGATTCCGGTGTACCTGCTCTTGGCAATTTGGGGGGGGCACAAGCGTCAATACGCGGCAACAAAGTTCATTCTCTACACGGCTGGTAGCTCCCTCTTTATTTTGGTGGCGGGCTTGGCCATGGCCTTCTATGGCGACACGATTAGCTTTGATATGCAGACCTTGGCGGCCAAGGACTATGCCATTGGGTTTCAACTGCTAGTTTATGCCGGCTTTTTGGTGGCCTACGGCGTCAAGCTGCCGATTGTCCCCCTGCACACGTGGTTGCCGGATGCCCACGGTGAAGCAACAGCGCCGGTGCACATGCTGCTGGCGGGGATTCTCCTGAAGATGGGTGGCTATGCCCTGATTCGCATGAATGTCGATATGCTGCCGGCAGCCCATGCCAAGTTTGCCCCCGTTTTGGTGATTTTGGGGGTGGTCAACATCATCTATGCGGCGCTGACTTCCTATGCGCAGCGCAATCTCAAGCGCAAAATTGCCTACTCCTCGATTTCCCACATGGGCTTTGTGCTGATTGGGATTGCCTCCTTTACCAATTTGGGCATGAGTGGGGCGGTGCTACAAATGGTCTCCCACGGCTTGATTGGGGCGAGTCTCTTCTTTTTGGTGGGAGCCACCTATGACCGTACCCACACGCTGATCCTTGAGGAAATGGGCGGTGTTGGCCAGAAAATGAAGAAAATCTTTGCCATGTTTACGGCCTGCTCCTTGGCCTCCCTTGCTCTGCCGGGGATGAGTGGCTTTGTGGCTGAACTCATGGTCTTTATTGGCTTTGCCACCAGTGATGCCTATTCTTTGCCCTTCCGCGTGATTGTGGTCTTTTTGGCCGCAGTGGGGGTGATCTTGACACCAATTTACCTGCTGTCGATGCTGCGGGAAATTTTCTACGGCCCTGAAAACAAGGAATTGGTGGAGCATGAAGCCCTTGTGGATGCTGAACCCCGCGAGGTGTTTATCATTGCCTGTCTTTTGGTACCAATTATTGGCATTGGCCTCTATCCCAAGCTATTGACGCAAATTTACGATGCCACCACGGGGCAGGTGATTGCGCGAGCGCGGGAAGTGGTACCGACACTGGCTCAGCAGGTGGATCAACCCTTAGGGACACTGGTGGCACCGAGCCTGAACTCTCCCTCTAAATGA
- a CDS encoding DUF4330 domain-containing protein, which yields MKLIDRYGRLFGKLSLLDLGAGLVLLCVLAGLFLLPGRSGTSLAQMTAAQPIEVDVLVLGLSTPTPQDLIPKGSTANFIIRNQPYGQITVKNVQVLPRTVTVSQPDGSVKALPDPRPEMAYSSNLLLTLEGRGQITNKGPVLGNTGIKVGTPVELEGKEYNFRASVIAVRPL from the coding sequence ATGAAACTCATTGATCGCTATGGCCGTCTTTTTGGCAAGCTGAGTCTTCTAGACCTTGGGGCAGGGCTTGTTCTCCTGTGCGTTTTGGCGGGCTTGTTCCTCCTGCCGGGGCGATCGGGCACCTCGTTGGCACAAATGACCGCTGCCCAACCCATTGAAGTAGATGTTCTCGTTCTGGGTCTGAGTACTCCCACTCCCCAAGACCTGATTCCCAAGGGCAGTACCGCCAACTTTATTATTCGCAACCAGCCCTACGGCCAAATCACTGTGAAAAATGTCCAGGTTCTGCCGCGCACAGTTACTGTTTCTCAGCCCGATGGGTCGGTTAAAGCGCTGCCAGATCCCCGCCCAGAGATGGCCTATAGTAGCAACCTGCTCTTGACCCTCGAAGGCCGAGGCCAAATCACTAACAAGGGGCCTGTGCTGGGGAATACTGGCATCAAAGTAGGGACGCCCGTAGAATTAGAGGGCAAAGAGTATAATTTCCGTGCCTCGGTGATTGCCGTTAGGCCGTTGTAG
- a CDS encoding YbaB/EbfC family nucleoid-associated protein — MAQGQGFGFGLGKMKELAAAIQKAQQVQEGAKKLQEDLEKMDIEGQAAGGAVKVVMSGTQEPRRVEISPDLLSEGAEVLSDLVTAAMRDAYQKSTATMRERMEELTGGLNVPGLG, encoded by the coding sequence ATGGCACAGGGACAGGGTTTTGGCTTCGGTCTTGGCAAAATGAAGGAGCTGGCCGCAGCCATCCAGAAAGCACAACAAGTTCAAGAAGGCGCCAAGAAGCTGCAGGAAGACCTCGAAAAAATGGACATTGAGGGTCAAGCAGCAGGGGGTGCCGTCAAAGTGGTTATGAGTGGTACCCAAGAACCCCGCCGCGTCGAAATCAGCCCAGATCTCCTGAGTGAAGGGGCTGAAGTGCTCTCTGATTTGGTGACCGCCGCCATGCGCGATGCCTACCAAAAATCCACCGCCACTATGCGGGAACGGATGGAAGAGTTGACAGGTGGTTTGAACGTTCCGGGTCTCGGTTAA
- a CDS encoding alpha/beta hydrolase has translation MSWLRDWVLGEWSWLRLGRSALLIYLIIAVYLYFGADALIFHPPRPTYSLSEEIRLIPVGQGDRLAVRYVANPDAHFTLLFSHGNGEDLGMVEPFLQTLRQWGFSVLAYDYRGYGLSSGRPSERHAYADALAAYTYLTEELRVPPERVILYGRSLGGGVATELATQVAIAGLVLESTFTSIFRVVVPFPLFPFDRFINRDKLPQVKVPLLILHGTADSIVPFRHGQYLFAIAREPKFSLWVEGADHNDFVEVAADRLRIALEEFAAFLKAQSA, from the coding sequence ATGAGTTGGCTGCGAGACTGGGTACTGGGTGAGTGGAGTTGGTTGCGCTTGGGGCGATCGGCACTCCTGATTTATCTGATCATTGCGGTCTATCTCTACTTTGGCGCCGATGCCCTGATCTTCCATCCACCCCGTCCTACCTACTCCCTTTCTGAGGAGATCCGGCTGATTCCAGTGGGGCAGGGCGATCGCCTTGCGGTGCGGTATGTCGCCAACCCAGACGCTCACTTTACGCTGCTGTTTAGTCACGGCAATGGGGAAGACCTCGGCATGGTGGAACCCTTTCTACAGACGCTGCGGCAGTGGGGGTTTTCCGTCCTCGCCTACGACTATCGTGGCTACGGCTTGAGTTCGGGTCGCCCTAGTGAGCGTCATGCCTACGCAGATGCTTTGGCAGCCTATACCTATCTCACAGAGGAACTGCGAGTCCCCCCAGAGCGGGTGATTCTCTATGGCCGTTCCCTTGGCGGTGGGGTGGCGACGGAACTGGCAACACAGGTTGCAATTGCGGGGTTGGTCTTAGAAAGTACCTTTACTTCCATCTTTCGGGTGGTGGTGCCTTTCCCGTTGTTTCCCTTTGATCGCTTTATCAACCGAGATAAACTGCCGCAAGTCAAGGTGCCGCTGTTGATTCTCCACGGTACTGCCGATAGCATCGTGCCCTTTCGTCATGGCCAATACCTTTTTGCCATTGCCCGTGAGCCAAAATTTTCCCTCTGGGTCGAGGGTGCCGATCACAATGATTTTGTTGAGGTGGCGGCCGATCGCCTGCGGATAGCGTTAGAGGAATTTGCTGCTTTTCTGAAGGCACAATCTGCCTAG
- a CDS encoding response regulator transcription factor, with amino-acid sequence MAPKLRLLIVEDDPMMQLGLGQALGEQFAVVGYAEDGYGAIDMTRQLQPQVVIMDIGLPRLDGIAVTQRLKREFPDIHVVMLTSHQSALEAVAALSSGADAYCIKGETVERLLMAIAAAQEGATYLDPQIARHVIQHLHPPQPTMDYHLSQRELDVLKLMVEGYSNPEIASKLFLSPNTIKTHVRGILNKLAVDDRVQAAVVALRNGLV; translated from the coding sequence ATGGCACCCAAGCTACGGCTCCTGATTGTGGAAGATGATCCGATGATGCAACTGGGGCTAGGACAAGCTCTAGGGGAGCAGTTTGCTGTGGTGGGTTATGCCGAAGATGGCTATGGTGCCATTGATATGACACGGCAGTTGCAGCCGCAAGTGGTCATTATGGACATTGGCCTACCAAGGCTAGACGGGATTGCAGTAACCCAACGGCTGAAGCGAGAATTTCCTGACATTCATGTGGTGATGCTCACCTCCCACCAATCGGCTCTTGAGGCCGTTGCCGCCCTTTCTAGTGGTGCTGATGCCTACTGTATCAAGGGAGAAACCGTTGAGCGATTACTGATGGCGATCGCTGCTGCCCAAGAGGGAGCCACCTATCTTGATCCCCAGATTGCCCGCCATGTGATCCAGCACCTGCATCCGCCCCAACCGACAATGGACTATCACCTTTCGCAGCGGGAACTGGATGTCCTGAAGCTGATGGTGGAAGGCTATAGTAACCCTGAAATTGCCAGTAAGCTGTTTCTCAGTCCAAATACTATCAAGACCCATGTGCGGGGTATTTTGAACAAGTTGGCGGTGGATGACCGTGTGCAGGCGGCGGTTGTTGCACTTCGTAACGGTTTAGTCTAG